In Pelmatolapia mariae isolate MD_Pm_ZW linkage group LG2, Pm_UMD_F_2, whole genome shotgun sequence, one DNA window encodes the following:
- the si:ch73-233f7.1 gene encoding protocadherin-10 isoform X2, whose amino-acid sequence MDHILSRGSWVPVTGLVICLLLCACVVDLVLAQIRYSIPEELEHGAFVGNIAEDLGLDVAKLSARRFRIVSGAKKQYLEVNLENGILFVNEKIDREELCERSPNCFLHLQVVIENPLELYRVEVEILDVNDNSPSFPWSEFNLDITESAAPGSRFPLESAQDQDVGTNSLRSYLLSANEHFALNIQTRNDGSKFAELVLDTPLDREQQKKHEMVLTAYDGGSPERSGTALITITVLDANDNVPVFDRAVYRASLVENAPRGTLVLKLNATDLDEGSNGEVTYAFSGHAPLKVRELFSVDPYMGEIRVKGIVDYEKASVYELYVQAKDRGPSAVAVHGKVLVDILDVNDNAPEVILTSVSTPVQEDAPAGTVIAVISVMDRDSGENGNVDCQIPNNVPFQLHSSFKNYYTLVTSEFLDRETVSEYNITLTARDLGSPSLSTRKTILVQVSDINDNPPRFSQPSYTVYVTENNAPGASICSVTAFDPDSNQNAYLSYSILEGQIQGMPVSTYVSINSDNGNIYALRSFDYEQLRNFQILVQAQDAGFPPLASNVTVNVFVLDQNDNAPVVISPLPKNGTVATEVVPRAVDAGYLVTKITAIDADAGQNSRLSYQVLQATDPGLFSVALYTGEIRTIRRIVEKDATRQRLVILVKDNGQPPLSATVSIVLTVVDSVPESLSDFGDLTLSPQPPSNLALYLIVSLSTISLIFLVAIIVLAAVKCYKDSETLSGYNLPPLSCCCCGGFQPEPPPEMFKKSNLNLQISSAAKVPTNCMEPCSPSSTPRNNEAKSAENSWNAQSRSASVNNGATTPSELKQPNTDWTLTKNQNSSIKSYNSINMDGTLMRKAMHADPENYVTSMAPGQYWTWGTHMRGMKDYKMSPSPSGIPSRPWTPRCTPPPQQQQPSIPSHPHPHPPPDYHHNVYIPGTPSGFCTLRPAAQRSDLDVHNSFSTFGKKRRLQMSPQGETAIINNDLYND is encoded by the exons ATGGATCACATTCTCTCCAGAGGCAGCTGGGTGCCGGTGACGGGCCTGGTTATATGTCTGCTTCTGTGCGCGTGTGTCGTGGACTTGGTTCTCGCGCAAATTCGCTACTCCATCCCAGAAGAGCTGGAGCATGGAGCTTTTGTGGGCAACATCGCCGAAGACCTGGGTTTGGATGTGGCAAAGCTGTCAGCCCGTCGGTTTCGTATCGTTTCTGGCGCAAAGAAACAGTACTTGGAAGTGAACTTGGAGAACGGGATTCTCTTCGTCAACGAAAAGATAGACAGAGAAGAGCTTTGTGAACGAAGCCCAAACTGTTTTTTGCACTTACAAGTGGTCATAGAAAACCCGTTAGAACTATACAGAGTTGAAGTGGAGATTTTAGACGTGAATGACAACTCCCCCAGTTTCCCGTGGAGCGAGTTTAATCTTGACATCACAGAGTCCGCTGCGCCCGGCTCTCGTTTCCCGTTGGAGAGCGCCCAGGACCAGGACGTTGGCACCAACTCTCTGCGCTCATACCTGCTGAGCGCAAACGAGCACTTCGCACTGAACATTCAGACGCGCAATGATGGAAGCAAGTTTGCTGAGCTCGTGCTGGACACCCCACTGGACCGGGAACAGCAGAAAAAGCACGAAATGGTTCTGACTGCTTATGACGGGGGGTCACCGGAACGCTCCGGGACAGCTCTGATAACTATTACAGTTTTGGATGCCAACGATAACGTGCCTGTGTTTGACCGCGCAGTTTACCGCGCGAGCCTGGTGGAGAACGCACCGAGAGGGACGCTGGTGCTGAAACTGAACGCCACAGACCTGGATGAGGGCTCAAACGGGGAGGTTACTTATGCGTTCAGCGGACACGCACCACTCAAGGTGCGCGAACTGTTCAGCGTGGACCCGTACATGGGTGAAATCCGAGTGAAGGGTATTGTGGACTACGAGAAAGCAAGTGTGTATGAGTTGTATGTGCAAGCGAAAGACAGGGGACCCTCGGCCGTGGCCGTACACGGCAAAGTGCTGGTGGACATCCTGGATGTAAATGACAACGCTCCCGAAGTTATCCTCACATCAGTGTCCACTCCCGTTCAGGAAGATGCGCCAGCAGGTACGGTGATAGCGGTTATCAGTGTTATGGACCGGGACTCGGGAGAGAACGGAAACGTTGACTGCCAAATTCCAAACAATGTTCCCTTTCAGCTCCACTCATCTTTTAAAAACTATTACACTCTAGTGACAAGCGAGTTTCTGGACAGAGAAACCGTGTCCGAATACAACATCACCCTCACAGCACGAGACCTGGGCTCTCCTTCGCTCTCTACCAGGAAAACCATTCTCGTTCAAGTGTCTGACATTAACGACAACCCCCCGCGGTTTTCCCAACCTTCATACACAGTTTATGTGACCGAGAATAATGCCCCAGGCGCTTCCATTTGCTCTGTAACTGCATTCGACCCCGATTCTAACCAGAACGCCTATCTGTCTTATTCTATTCTGGAGGGTCAGATTCAGGGCATGCCCGTGTCCACTTATGTCTCAATCAACTCTGACAACGGCAACATCTACGCACTGCGCTCCTTTGATTACGAACAATTAAGAAACTTTCAGATTCTGGTACAGGCACAGGACGCAGGCTTCCCCCCTCTCGCGAGTAATGTCACAGTTAACGTCTTTGTCTTGGACCAGAACGACAACGCACCTGTTGTCATATCCCCACTGCCGAAAAACGGCACTGTGGCCACAGAGGTGGTTCCGCGGGCAGTAGACGCTGGTTATCTGGTTACCAAAATAACAGCGATAGACGCAGACGCGGGGCAGAACTCCCGCTTGTCCTATCAGGTGTTACAGGCTACAGACCCGGGGCTGTTCAGCGTAGCTCTGTACACGGGAGAAATCAGGACTATTCGTCGAATAGTAGAAAAAGACGCAACAAGACAGAGACTGGTAATATTAGTCAAGGACAACGGGCAGCCACCGCTTTCCGCCACTGTCTCCATTGTCCTCACAGTGGTAGACAGCGTGCCCGAGTCCCTGTCAGATTTCGGGGACCTCACACTCAGCCCGCAGCCCCCTTCAAACCTCGCTCTCTACTTGATCGTGTCCCTGAGCACGATATCCTTAATATTCCTGGTGGCTATCATCGTGCTGGCTGCAGTAAAGTGCTACAAGGATAGCGAGACTCTCAGCGGGTACAACCTGCCCCCCctatcctgctgctgctgcggggGGTTTCAGCCAGAGCCGCCCCCGGAGATGTTCAAAAAATCCAACCTCAACCTGCAGATTTCATCCGCCGCCAAAGTGCCCACGAACTGCATGGAG CCGTGCAGCCCGAGCAGCACACCGAGGAACAACGAGGCAAAGAGCGCGGAAAACTCGTGGAACGCGCAAAGCCGGAGCGCATCTGTGAACAACGGAGCAACTACTCCCAGTGAG CTAAAGCAGCCAAACACAGACTGGACTCTCACGAAGAACCAAAACTCCTCTATTAAAAG TTACAATTCCATAAACATGGATGGCACCCTCATGCGAAAAGCCATGCATGCAGACCCAGAAAACTATGTCACCTCAATGGCACCTGGACAATACTGGACCTGGGGTACTCACATGAGAGGCATGAAAG ATTATAAGATGTCTCCTTCACCCAGTGGGATCCCCTCTCGCCCCTGGACTCCTCGGTGTACACCTCctccccagcagcagcagccttcAATCCCCTCCCACCCGCACCCACACCCACCACCCGATTACCACCACAATGTGTACATCCCTGGGACGCCATCAGGCTTTTGCACCCTGAGGCCTGCTGCACAGCGAAGCGACCTAGATGTCCACAATTCATTTTCTACTTTTGGAAAGAAGCGACGTCTCCAGATGTCGCCCCAGGGAGAGACTGCGATCATAAATAATGACCTGTACAATGACTGA
- the si:ch73-233f7.1 gene encoding protocadherin beta-15 isoform X1, whose product MDHILSRGSWVPVTGLVICLLLCACVVDLVLAQIRYSIPEELEHGAFVGNIAEDLGLDVAKLSARRFRIVSGAKKQYLEVNLENGILFVNEKIDREELCERSPNCFLHLQVVIENPLELYRVEVEILDVNDNSPSFPWSEFNLDITESAAPGSRFPLESAQDQDVGTNSLRSYLLSANEHFALNIQTRNDGSKFAELVLDTPLDREQQKKHEMVLTAYDGGSPERSGTALITITVLDANDNVPVFDRAVYRASLVENAPRGTLVLKLNATDLDEGSNGEVTYAFSGHAPLKVRELFSVDPYMGEIRVKGIVDYEKASVYELYVQAKDRGPSAVAVHGKVLVDILDVNDNAPEVILTSVSTPVQEDAPAGTVIAVISVMDRDSGENGNVDCQIPNNVPFQLHSSFKNYYTLVTSEFLDRETVSEYNITLTARDLGSPSLSTRKTILVQVSDINDNPPRFSQPSYTVYVTENNAPGASICSVTAFDPDSNQNAYLSYSILEGQIQGMPVSTYVSINSDNGNIYALRSFDYEQLRNFQILVQAQDAGFPPLASNVTVNVFVLDQNDNAPVVISPLPKNGTVATEVVPRAVDAGYLVTKITAIDADAGQNSRLSYQVLQATDPGLFSVALYTGEIRTIRRIVEKDATRQRLVILVKDNGQPPLSATVSIVLTVVDSVPESLSDFGDLTLSPQPPSNLALYLIVSLSTISLIFLVAIIVLAAVKCYKDSETLSGYNLPPLSCCCCGGFQPEPPPEMFKKSNLNLQISSAAKVPTNCMEVNGNSSLSQSYCYKVCLTPESAKSDFMFLKPCSPSSTPRNNEAKSAENSWNAQSRSASVNNGATTPSELKQPNTDWTLTKNQNSSIKSYNSINMDGTLMRKAMHADPENYVTSMAPGQYWTWGTHMRGMKDYKMSPSPSGIPSRPWTPRCTPPPQQQQPSIPSHPHPHPPPDYHHNVYIPGTPSGFCTLRPAAQRSDLDVHNSFSTFGKKRRLQMSPQGETAIINNDLYND is encoded by the exons ATGGATCACATTCTCTCCAGAGGCAGCTGGGTGCCGGTGACGGGCCTGGTTATATGTCTGCTTCTGTGCGCGTGTGTCGTGGACTTGGTTCTCGCGCAAATTCGCTACTCCATCCCAGAAGAGCTGGAGCATGGAGCTTTTGTGGGCAACATCGCCGAAGACCTGGGTTTGGATGTGGCAAAGCTGTCAGCCCGTCGGTTTCGTATCGTTTCTGGCGCAAAGAAACAGTACTTGGAAGTGAACTTGGAGAACGGGATTCTCTTCGTCAACGAAAAGATAGACAGAGAAGAGCTTTGTGAACGAAGCCCAAACTGTTTTTTGCACTTACAAGTGGTCATAGAAAACCCGTTAGAACTATACAGAGTTGAAGTGGAGATTTTAGACGTGAATGACAACTCCCCCAGTTTCCCGTGGAGCGAGTTTAATCTTGACATCACAGAGTCCGCTGCGCCCGGCTCTCGTTTCCCGTTGGAGAGCGCCCAGGACCAGGACGTTGGCACCAACTCTCTGCGCTCATACCTGCTGAGCGCAAACGAGCACTTCGCACTGAACATTCAGACGCGCAATGATGGAAGCAAGTTTGCTGAGCTCGTGCTGGACACCCCACTGGACCGGGAACAGCAGAAAAAGCACGAAATGGTTCTGACTGCTTATGACGGGGGGTCACCGGAACGCTCCGGGACAGCTCTGATAACTATTACAGTTTTGGATGCCAACGATAACGTGCCTGTGTTTGACCGCGCAGTTTACCGCGCGAGCCTGGTGGAGAACGCACCGAGAGGGACGCTGGTGCTGAAACTGAACGCCACAGACCTGGATGAGGGCTCAAACGGGGAGGTTACTTATGCGTTCAGCGGACACGCACCACTCAAGGTGCGCGAACTGTTCAGCGTGGACCCGTACATGGGTGAAATCCGAGTGAAGGGTATTGTGGACTACGAGAAAGCAAGTGTGTATGAGTTGTATGTGCAAGCGAAAGACAGGGGACCCTCGGCCGTGGCCGTACACGGCAAAGTGCTGGTGGACATCCTGGATGTAAATGACAACGCTCCCGAAGTTATCCTCACATCAGTGTCCACTCCCGTTCAGGAAGATGCGCCAGCAGGTACGGTGATAGCGGTTATCAGTGTTATGGACCGGGACTCGGGAGAGAACGGAAACGTTGACTGCCAAATTCCAAACAATGTTCCCTTTCAGCTCCACTCATCTTTTAAAAACTATTACACTCTAGTGACAAGCGAGTTTCTGGACAGAGAAACCGTGTCCGAATACAACATCACCCTCACAGCACGAGACCTGGGCTCTCCTTCGCTCTCTACCAGGAAAACCATTCTCGTTCAAGTGTCTGACATTAACGACAACCCCCCGCGGTTTTCCCAACCTTCATACACAGTTTATGTGACCGAGAATAATGCCCCAGGCGCTTCCATTTGCTCTGTAACTGCATTCGACCCCGATTCTAACCAGAACGCCTATCTGTCTTATTCTATTCTGGAGGGTCAGATTCAGGGCATGCCCGTGTCCACTTATGTCTCAATCAACTCTGACAACGGCAACATCTACGCACTGCGCTCCTTTGATTACGAACAATTAAGAAACTTTCAGATTCTGGTACAGGCACAGGACGCAGGCTTCCCCCCTCTCGCGAGTAATGTCACAGTTAACGTCTTTGTCTTGGACCAGAACGACAACGCACCTGTTGTCATATCCCCACTGCCGAAAAACGGCACTGTGGCCACAGAGGTGGTTCCGCGGGCAGTAGACGCTGGTTATCTGGTTACCAAAATAACAGCGATAGACGCAGACGCGGGGCAGAACTCCCGCTTGTCCTATCAGGTGTTACAGGCTACAGACCCGGGGCTGTTCAGCGTAGCTCTGTACACGGGAGAAATCAGGACTATTCGTCGAATAGTAGAAAAAGACGCAACAAGACAGAGACTGGTAATATTAGTCAAGGACAACGGGCAGCCACCGCTTTCCGCCACTGTCTCCATTGTCCTCACAGTGGTAGACAGCGTGCCCGAGTCCCTGTCAGATTTCGGGGACCTCACACTCAGCCCGCAGCCCCCTTCAAACCTCGCTCTCTACTTGATCGTGTCCCTGAGCACGATATCCTTAATATTCCTGGTGGCTATCATCGTGCTGGCTGCAGTAAAGTGCTACAAGGATAGCGAGACTCTCAGCGGGTACAACCTGCCCCCCctatcctgctgctgctgcggggGGTTTCAGCCAGAGCCGCCCCCGGAGATGTTCAAAAAATCCAACCTCAACCTGCAGATTTCATCCGCCGCCAAAGTGCCCACGAACTGCATGGAGGTGAATGGAAATAGCAGTCTCTCTCAATCATATTGTTATAAAGTGTGTCTAACCCCCGAATCAGCCAAAAGTGACTTTATGTTTCTGAAGCCGTGCAGCCCGAGCAGCACACCGAGGAACAACGAGGCAAAGAGCGCGGAAAACTCGTGGAACGCGCAAAGCCGGAGCGCATCTGTGAACAACGGAGCAACTACTCCCAGTGAG CTAAAGCAGCCAAACACAGACTGGACTCTCACGAAGAACCAAAACTCCTCTATTAAAAG TTACAATTCCATAAACATGGATGGCACCCTCATGCGAAAAGCCATGCATGCAGACCCAGAAAACTATGTCACCTCAATGGCACCTGGACAATACTGGACCTGGGGTACTCACATGAGAGGCATGAAAG ATTATAAGATGTCTCCTTCACCCAGTGGGATCCCCTCTCGCCCCTGGACTCCTCGGTGTACACCTCctccccagcagcagcagccttcAATCCCCTCCCACCCGCACCCACACCCACCACCCGATTACCACCACAATGTGTACATCCCTGGGACGCCATCAGGCTTTTGCACCCTGAGGCCTGCTGCACAGCGAAGCGACCTAGATGTCCACAATTCATTTTCTACTTTTGGAAAGAAGCGACGTCTCCAGATGTCGCCCCAGGGAGAGACTGCGATCATAAATAATGACCTGTACAATGACTGA